In uncultured Trichococcus sp., the following proteins share a genomic window:
- a CDS encoding aldo/keto reductase, whose amino-acid sequence MKTRVLGRGLEVSAIGLGCMGMDHAYGAPADREEMIKLIRRAVELGCNFFDTAVVYGEANEVLLGKALEIYNREDVIIATKFGIYGQKMVDGKPENDLNSKPDSIREQLEGSLERLGVDYIDLYYQHRVDPEVEPEVVAGVMKELMAEGKIKHWGLSNAPLDYLRRAHAVCPVTCIENQYSMVFRAPEKEIFKVCEELGIGFVAYSPLGNGFLSGKYDANTLYPEGDFRNKMGRFSPEVMQKNQALLDLLKEIADSKDATSAQIVLAWELAQKPWIVPIPGTTKMHRLEENLGGAAIELSPEELKDINAALDALDIDETHF is encoded by the coding sequence ATGAAGACAAGAGTATTGGGGAGAGGATTGGAAGTATCGGCAATCGGGCTTGGCTGCATGGGGATGGATCATGCCTACGGTGCGCCGGCTGACAGGGAAGAAATGATCAAGCTGATCCGGCGCGCTGTCGAATTGGGCTGCAATTTCTTTGATACCGCGGTTGTCTACGGTGAAGCGAATGAAGTGTTGTTGGGCAAAGCCTTGGAAATCTACAACCGTGAAGACGTGATCATCGCCACCAAATTCGGCATCTACGGGCAGAAAATGGTTGATGGCAAACCTGAAAATGATCTGAACAGCAAGCCGGATTCCATCAGGGAACAACTGGAAGGCTCATTGGAACGTTTGGGCGTTGACTACATCGATCTGTATTATCAACACCGTGTCGATCCCGAGGTTGAACCGGAAGTGGTTGCCGGGGTAATGAAGGAATTGATGGCTGAAGGGAAAATCAAACATTGGGGCTTATCCAATGCGCCTTTGGATTACTTAAGAAGAGCCCACGCTGTCTGTCCGGTAACCTGCATCGAAAATCAATATTCGATGGTTTTCAGAGCACCGGAAAAGGAAATCTTTAAAGTATGCGAAGAATTAGGCATCGGCTTTGTGGCGTATTCACCGCTCGGAAATGGTTTCTTGAGCGGAAAATATGATGCGAACACATTATATCCGGAAGGGGACTTCCGAAACAAGATGGGCAGATTCAGCCCTGAAGTGATGCAAAAAAACCAAGCGCTGTTGGACTTGTTGAAAGAAATCGCCGACAGCAAGGACGCAACGAGCGCGCAAATCGTTTTGGCTTGGGAACTTGCCCAAAAACCATGGATCGTCCCGATTCCCGGAACAACGAAAATGCACCGTTTGGAAGAAAACTTGGGCGGGGCAGCTATCGAATTGAGCCCTGAGGAATTGAAGGACATCAACGCAGCCTTGGATGCTCTTGATATCGATGAAACGCATTTCTAA
- a CDS encoding prolyl oligopeptidase family serine peptidase, producing the protein MLANGTQKVLIVGDDWGPAVTKTIIELDQTVSADSIINKENEFTVMETKESFDYQTRALKHPITSSERTILAVYASDESGNEVRTASKHIAIELYTSPAEGSPFIFDLNTLFNSWCIPYQLDVRLNGTLETVGGQTIDALNIEKEIDVAGEGKICPQVAKFNNAAYLAKDGRTYAYGEYVPAKDDHRHPLVIWLHGVGEGGKDPEIAYLGNKVTALTEADFQKRFGGAYILVPQCPTAWMDAGSGDWEHWTHGEKPSIYTEGLFDLIDAYVQGNPAIDPKRIIVGGCSNGGFMTMELVFNHPDYFAAAYPVCQGYDNAFVSDEMIASIKDLPIWFTYSTLDQPFSDAYSVPLIKRLKELKSENLHVSIFDKVTDLTDRFKDENGDSYAYNAHWSWISFFNNQCVDENGINEWDWLAEQSAK; encoded by the coding sequence ATGCTGGCCAATGGGACGCAAAAAGTTTTGATTGTTGGTGACGACTGGGGGCCGGCTGTCACCAAAACAATCATTGAATTGGATCAAACCGTTTCAGCTGATTCAATCATCAACAAAGAAAATGAATTTACAGTCATGGAAACTAAAGAAAGTTTCGATTACCAAACGCGCGCTCTCAAACATCCAATAACCTCATCGGAGCGCACTATTTTGGCTGTTTATGCATCCGATGAATCCGGCAATGAAGTAAGGACCGCTTCGAAGCACATTGCGATTGAGCTGTACACATCTCCTGCTGAAGGATCCCCGTTCATTTTTGATCTGAATACACTATTCAATTCTTGGTGCATTCCCTATCAATTGGACGTGCGATTGAATGGGACGCTGGAGACTGTTGGTGGTCAAACGATTGATGCCTTGAATATTGAAAAAGAGATAGACGTTGCTGGTGAGGGTAAAATTTGTCCTCAGGTAGCGAAATTCAATAATGCCGCCTATCTGGCGAAAGATGGCAGAACGTATGCTTATGGGGAATACGTGCCGGCAAAGGATGATCATAGACATCCACTGGTCATTTGGCTGCATGGTGTCGGCGAAGGCGGAAAAGACCCTGAAATTGCATATCTTGGTAATAAGGTAACTGCACTGACCGAGGCGGATTTTCAGAAACGTTTTGGAGGCGCGTATATTTTAGTGCCTCAATGCCCAACAGCATGGATGGATGCGGGCTCAGGGGATTGGGAACACTGGACCCATGGCGAAAAACCGTCGATTTACACGGAAGGGTTGTTTGATTTGATCGATGCCTATGTACAAGGCAATCCTGCTATCGATCCGAAGCGGATTATTGTGGGCGGATGTTCCAACGGCGGTTTCATGACAATGGAATTAGTGTTCAATCACCCAGACTATTTCGCTGCCGCCTATCCGGTATGCCAAGGCTATGACAATGCCTTTGTATCTGATGAAATGATCGCATCGATCAAAGATTTGCCGATCTGGTTCACTTATTCCACCTTGGATCAGCCTTTCAGTGATGCGTATTCCGTCCCTTTGATTAAGCGGTTAAAGGAACTCAAATCAGAGAATCTGCATGTTTCCATTTTTGATAAAGTAACGGACCTTACAGACCGATTTAAGGATGAAAATGGCGATTCTTACGCATACAATGCCCATT